The Ricinus communis isolate WT05 ecotype wild-type chromosome 8, ASM1957865v1, whole genome shotgun sequence sequence AGgccaaaatttaattagaaatttacaAGAGACTATATAcaatatattgatatattttataatgtatattatatttgacGGTGTTTTCCTTACTATCATtagcaatcaaataaaatcatttaaagTTTGTATTACTTTATTCATGGTTCAAGGAAGGATAAGAGTCAATACTTAAATTACAactcaatttctttatatttttaaatggttGGAACCAAAATAAggttatctttttttttttttttttaattgactCAAAATACACCATATAGATCTATATGTTGTATTTTGCTGAGTCAACAAAATTTTATCAACTCATTATtactttctaaaaaaaatcaagtcaATTCCCATGTCagtactttttattattttttcttttcaaaatgtaattttgaaaataaattaaaaatgtgaatattttattatagattttgataaaatttggatatatttattaaattgttgaaaaattaaatataaaatcttatgGAAATGAAACTTAACTTAATTAAGGTTTAATTTAAAGTTATTGGAATTAAAACTATacacatttttttttctccaatCCAAATCATATCAAGCTTCAAGTTAGGTCAATTAGGCTTTGACTTTAACAACTCTCAACCTGTGTCTAGCCTGGTTctttttatccattttttttattgtgtatataattatcttttatagaATATCaatcatatcataaaaattaattttatattataaaaaaatagttaatggACTGTGTTCGACCAAGCTCGacaataattatttctatCTAAACctgaattaattcaaaaagaCTTAATCCAGCCGGATAAATATTCTGAATTTATAGACATGTTTAACTTTAaatgagttttaatttttaaaaagatgtAAAAGCATTAGATCATATTTTGTACTACTTTTCTCTGCAATTAGTTTTACTCTTTACTTTTCTATTAGATGAAatgcaaaattaaatatttaaatttaattattttatcagtttgatattttattttttaatttaacataacgaacaattaaataatattttctgaccttttaaatatttataattcttgaGTCAATATAATAGATACtatcaattctattttttagtaatatgAAGATATTTATATGTgatatattaagaatttatagataaaaaaaatatttaaacttataaaaatatgcttgaaatgcaaaagtaattaaataatcaaaatatcgTTTAACCTTTCTATCATCAGCCTggcttatttttctttgttatccATTTTTATACAAATGCTTGTTTTGTGTATATaagtaataaaagttaaaaacgGTGAGGTTCAATTAAGGTGAGCCAAACCGACCCAGGAACTAATTATATCCTAACCCCTTTTTAACTCGATATAATTAGTATAGATACAAAAAGTCTGAAAACATCGGGTCCTTTGATCCCATACGCTGAGTCGCACCCACCAGTCTATTGTTCCACACTCAAAAGTGACACGTATTTCATCTTGTTTGCTTTCTACTTCGAAACCAACGGTGACCAAGAGACGCGCATCTTAACATAATAGGTTCAAAAGCAGGTGATTCTCTCGTTCCAGAGCATCGCAAAATTACAGCAGTGGGGTCGTCTGGCGCTGAGCTGCTGAGCCTTGACCATTCTTCTGTTGTTCTCCAACCGAAGCGGGAACAAACAATCAAGCAAACCACTGAAGCAGAGGCGGTAACATCCTCTCAAATTCAAGGGTAAACAAACACGCACACACTCTCTTTCTATACTTTCCGCTCTCTAGAGTCGctggtctttttttttttcttttcttttttatagaaaaaagagatttgtttgGTGATCTATTAGACTGATAAGCGGCTTGATTGAAGGTTTTTGCTTTATCAGTTAGTGAGAATTTACTGCTAATCGCAAAATCTAAAAATGTGTGTTGATTTCTAAGCTCTAATTTATGCTTTGTTTGAAATGAGCTTTGTTTGGTAACCAGGCTTACTTCATACCACATTCTGGTGATGGATTTTACTCTGCATGTTAAGAATTTTCAGGAAATGTTAAGTTTTGGTTttgagtaaatattttttgcatGCAATCCGTTGTTTTAGAGTAATTTTAGTGGAAATGAAGCTAAAAGTGTGTGATTGATCTCTATGCCctattgtgtattttgttTGAACGAGGTTTTTTGGTAACTAGGTTCAGCTTATATCAGGTTTTGCGAGTGGATTTTACTTTAacattttaagatttttggaaatgtttcaaaaatataaatttgcgCAAATGTTATTTTGCATACATTGCTTGTTTTAAAGGATTTTTAATACTAATCGGACTGTTCTATGAGAAGTTTGAAATATAAAGTAACATTAGAATTTGTAAGATtcattaaatcaaatataaaatatgtattaatttcTAGGCCTTATGGTGTCTTTTAGTTGAAATGATGTTTATTTGGTAACTACATTTAGTTCATGATAACTAGTCAAAGGATGGTCAACTATCAACATTGATCTCCTAATTAACTTGAGCTCTTAAATTCTTGAATTCCTACAAAATTTTAGTAGAGTACTAGATAATGTTGTCTGGCCACTAACTTCGATGGCTAAGTATGCAAAGAGACCTTAAGagtataaaagaattaagttgtatatatattatgtactTAGTAGTCTTGTGGTCATgtccttatataggccttaagaTCATCCTAACCCTACTCAGAGTAGGGTAATATATATGAGAAATTCTCAATCCTATTGGGATTGTTCTTGTTTAATATGCCATATTGTTAGGATATTCACATATCCTAATAAGATTCCTTTATTTGAATTCTAGCACAATTAGTTTTGAGCTCAGAAAAATAATCCTTGCAAGATATTTACTTGGTCAAAATCCGGTTTACTCAGCTTAACATATTCGGCCTATTATGGTCGGTTATCAGTGCATATCAGGTCTTGATTATGGATTTTATTGTAGATGTTAAGTATTCTTAGGTTATTTAAAGTTTGAATTTGTGTAGATTTTATACTGCTCATTGCTTGGTCTGGAGGATCCTTAGTGGAAATAAGGCTGTTTTCCTGAGAAGATTGGAATTTGTTTGTTGATTTCTATGCTCTTTATCTGAAATGAGCTTTGTTTGGTTACCAGGTTCAGTTAATTTTAGGTTTTTGTTATGGATTTTGCTGTATGTGTACAATTTGGGTTGAGTAAATAAATGCTATATTGCATACATTGCTTATTTTAGAAGACATTTATTACAAAACTAAAACTGGAAAGTTATAATCTGTGCAGCATTATTTCTTTATGATTAAAAGGTTAAAGTGGTTTTGGTGGCCCGAATATGTGgcgtttcttctttttttttttttttttccttatttgctGTTTGATATGTTAGCGTCTTTGATGGAGGATATTATATGTTGCTCAATGACTCTCTTTCAATCAGCAACTCTAGACTGATTTCTGGTGGATTTGATATCATTTTAACAcctgctctctctctctctctctctccccagAAAGATGGAATATAGTTCTGATGAAGAATCTGATATTAGTGAATCAGAGATCAATGACTACAAGGAGAAGCCATACGGAGAATTGAAATCTGGAAAATACAAAGTAAAAGTAAATGGAACCCTAAGATGTCCATTTTGTGCTGGGAAAAAGAAGCAGGATTACAAGTACAAGGACTTGCTCCAACATGCAACAGGGGTGGGTAAAGGCTCTGCCAATAGGAGCGCGAAACAAAAGGCAAACCATGTTGCCTTGGCAATCTATTTGGAGAATGACCTAGCTGATGAATCAGATCAAAGCCATCGTCCAGCTTTGCCAAAACCTGTCAATCCAACTCCACAGCAAGTCGATCTCTTTGTAAAGCCGTGGATGGGAATAGTAGTTAACATAGTGACTGAAGGAAAGGATAGCAATGCCTTGCATGACAATGCGTATTGGTTGAAAAAGTTTGCTCAGTATAAACCTTCGGAAGTTAGTACATTTTGGAGTGAGCATGAGCAAACTGGACAGGCTGTGTTGAAATTTAACGATGATTGGAATGGTTTTATGAATGCCACTGAATTCGAAAAATCATTCGAAACCTTGCACCATAGCAAAAAAGATTGGAAAGAACGAAAGACAAATCCTGGCTCAAGTATGTATGGGTGGTGTGCTCGAGCTGATGATCATGATTCAGAGGGTCCAATAGGAGATTTTCTTCGCAAGAAAGGAAAGCTGAGAACAATTTCTGGCATTGTTGAAGAAGCTACTGAAAGCAGAAACAGTGTTGTGGCACATTTGTCCAACAAAATTGATcagacaaataaaaatttggatGACCTCCAGTACAAATACAATGAGAAGACAATGTCATTGAGTCGGATGCTTGAAGAGAAAGACAAACTGCACTATGCTTTCATTGAAGGTTTGTCCTGTATCTGTGCTTGTATGTCTAAAAACTCTAAGCAGTTTTATTAGGGGTATGCTGGGGATTGCCATTCTGACTGCTTCAGCAAAAGCATCCCCTTCAAGATAGGAATGCAATGGCAATGCTAGTTGACCTTTAAGAAGGTGCTTTGGCCAAGTAGTATAAAATGCAATGCTAGTTGACCTTTAACCAAGCTTCAAGATGATtgtttttaattgtttatcaGAAACAAGGAAGATGCAACGGCATGCACGTGATAATGTTCGCAGAATCTTGGAAGAGCAGGAAAATCTGAATGATGAATTGGAGTCTAAGAAGAGGAAACTTGATAGCTGGAGCAAAGAATTGAACAAACGTGAAGCATTAACTGAACGCGAGAGACAAAAACTTgatgaagagaagaaaaaggtAATAGGTGTTACCCATGAATTCTTCATTAGGTAATTTTAATCACTCAACTCCCATTTGTTTATCCTTCAGCTGTTTGTCTTAATCTATGGCCATAGGCACCGAATTTCTGCCTCATGTGTCCATTGACTTGAATTCGGTTTTCTTCATTTGCTTCTTTGTTTTCTGGCAAGCTATTTATCAGTTACATACCTTTTGATAGATGGGTGACTCATCTTGATGTCCGGCTCGTCTCGACGAAATCAATTTTGACATGTTGGCCAATTGTGACAAATTTTAAGTTTAGAAGAATCATCATTACTGTTAAAATAAGAAGATGATTATTGCACGTCGTGGATTAAAATACTATAGTTGAAAGACTGATTGTGTTTGCTGATGTTCTGTGCTTAGAAATGACAGTTTCTTTTGTCCTTCCAGAATGATGATCAAAACAATTCACTTCAGTTGGCATCTATGGAGCAGAAAAAGGCTGATGAGAATGTCTTAAGGCTAGTTGAAGAGCAGAAGGTGCACTACTCATTATAATGCAATTATACTGCTTTATCGTGTTAGAATGTTTTGCTTTTACTCATGGAGATCTATGAATTTTCAGAGGGAAAAGGAAGAAGCATTAAATAAGATACTTCAGTTGGAAAAACAGTTGGATGCCAAACAGAAGTTAGAAATGGAAATTGAAGAGTTGAAAGGGAAACTACAAGTGATTAAGCATCTTGGTGATCAAGATGATGCAGCTGTCCAAAGGAAGATGAAAGAGATGGCTGACGAGCTAGAACAGAAAGAAGAGGATTTCGGTGATATGGAAAATTTGCATCATACTCTTGTTGTGAAAGAACGCCAGAGTAATGATGAGTTACAAGATGCACGTAAAGAATTAATTGCGGTATTCTTTTCCTTTGCCTTTTCCAGGCCAAGAGACCGAATTACTATAGTTCTTATCTCAGTTGTGGACATAAATTGCTTTGAATTAATTCCTGACTGAGAACGTGTCAATTGAGTATAATAGTTGATAAAAGCGGTCAGGTCATGTAACCACTAACGTGTCATGGAATGAATGCTGTCCACTTAGTTGACGAAATGGCTGACAACAATATATCTAAACTAACTGGAGAACTGGTTTCACGCAATGTTAaaccatttctttttctatgtgGGAAATCCTTAATTTCAGTTTGAGAAGGAAGGGAGTGGGGATTTCTGAGATATAGAGAGATAATATCAGAGGTGAAACTAGCAACCCGGaagcatttaatattatagccatttttctttactAGGTAGTGAAAGTAGCTTAAATTAACTGGCTCAATGTGAAAAGAGTAGATTGAGTTGCCAATCGTCCAAATGTCCCTGTTGACCTGTCATCTAAAATGCAAGGTTGATAAGACATCAAATTATGAGAGGCAGTAACATGGTTCTTGTTTTACATGAGATTTGCAAAATGAGAAAAGGATGAGAAGTTGATTGCGAGATGCAGATCAGAAGAGAATCTGGAAGACCGAGAGCTAACTATCGAGACTTTGGACTATCCGGACACATACTTCGTGAAATGGTTCGTGCATGTTTGTTACCGTATGTTAAGGGAGCTAGTATGTATACAAAGAAAATGATCAGAAGTGTGACGGCTGCTGCCCTGGTGTCTGTATGTGAATTTATTTGTGCATGTAGATGCAGAAAAAGGAGAGACCAGGGGAAGAGAGAGGGGAGGGGAATAAGAGTTGGAGAGGCAAGAAGGCAGGAGAAAAAACAGAGTCCATGCCAGGCGAATGTCAGTGtaatcaatttaattcaaCGTCAGTAGGTCACATGGCAAATTTCATTGCCATTTGTGGGTTTTATCTATTGGAACCCAATATGACATTTCTAAGGGTGTGTTTAGGATTGTTGTATGTTGACAAAGCagatttaggatttttttgatttaatatattgattttctttttaacagtTTCTTATAAACTGCTTTTCTCAAACATGCTTTTGagaaaatcatcaatttatcTGTTTTTTCAAAAGCGATTTCTGAaactcaaagaaaaaaaaaagaggttgAAAAGCACTTTGCCGACCTCAATGCCAAACGGCCCCTTAGTAGTTTGGTGGCAACATGGGCTCAATTGTATCCTTAAAACATAGATCACCTTTGGCCTTCTGGTCTTGCTTCTCTCATTCTTCCTGCCCTCTTACAATTTCCTGCACTTAGtttaaatagtttaatttttctcttgGCTCATGAACTGTCACCATTTTCTGTCTTGACTTGAAATTCTGGTCTTGCTATGCATAGGAGTTGGTATATAGTATATGATGAGTATGACTACCAATTGGCCGAATGTCTCCCTGGATGTTTTGAATGAGCATGTGAATAATGAGAATTAGTGATAGTGCTGGTGTCCAATTCTCTTGTTTGGTGACTTCTTAAGGGGTGGCAATTAAAGTCTTACTTTCTTTTATCTCTTTCAGGGTTTGGGAGATATGTTGTCCTCGGTTGTTCGGACCAATATTGGAATAAAGAGAATGGGGGAGATTGATCAAAAGCCATTCCTTAACACATGTAAGCAAAAATTTCCACTGGAGGAAGCTCAGGTCCAGGCCACCACTCTGTGCTCCTTGTGGCAAGAGAATTTGAAGGACTCATCCTGGCAACCATTTAAAATCGTTCCAGATGCTGAAGTTGAAGGGAAAGTAAATGTAAgtcttcatcttcctcttccctTTGAGAGTCACTAACATTTATAGTCTTATCGAATGAACATGCATGATACAGGAAATAGTagatgaagaagatgagaagcTGCAAAATCTCAAACTGGAGTGGGGGGATGAGATATACAATGCTGTTGTTACAGCTCTGAAGGAGATAAATGAGTATAATGCAAGTGGGAGATATATAACTCCGGAGCTCTGGAACTTCAAAGAAGGAAGGAAAGCCACTTTGAAAGAGGTCATTGGTTATAttgtgaaaaatataaaaacactTAAGCGCAAGAGATGATATCAAAAGTAAGCATTCTTTCAATTGGTTTCAGTTCTTTTAGTTGAAAGCTTTATGTACATATAcacatttcttttaattgcaTTCTATACTTCTAATTGGACATTATTTCATTGTTGAGGCCAAGATTCGGGAATTTTAAGTTTAGGTTGATTCAGTTTTTGATTGGTGGAGAACCTAAAAGGTGCCGACTTTACAACTTCGTAATAACGGTTAATTGATTTTCTAAATGGAAAGCGACACTGGTAATGGCTGAACAAATGTTGAAATGGATATCATGAAATTTTTGCTTATATAGGCTGTTTTTGTTCTTGAAGTTCTTTATCATAAAATGGTAATTGAAATTATTCTCTGCCAGTTTGAACTTCAGAATTGTGTTGCTCTAATCCCCTTCACATATTCTTAATCTGCTTTCTGTTTGTCCTTGTAGTCAGATGACTACTTAGCTCAGCTAATCGAAGAACCACTTGCtgcctttcccaaatcttaaTTTATGTGGCATCATATGCTGTGGAATCTATTGCATTTGCTCTACTGCAGTAAGCAGTCTTATATGCCAAATCTTCATCCTGGTGCATGTATTCTTTCTAATTTGGTTCTGGTAGCTGCAGTTTGCTGGTTTTGGATCGTATATAAGCATTTGGTTATGAATGTGTAGAATGGCTTAGCTTTGAACTGATTTTATTTCGTTCCAGTTAAAGAATGGCAAAGTGTGTGCAATTTATCTCAAGTTGTCACTTTCCTTTTCCAAATTTGCTATATGCTTCTGACATGGCATGATTTCAGATTATATCTAACACTGTTTAACGG is a genomic window containing:
- the LOC8259746 gene encoding factor of DNA methylation 1, whose protein sequence is MEYSSDEESDISESEINDYKEKPYGELKSGKYKVKVNGTLRCPFCAGKKKQDYKYKDLLQHATGVGKGSANRSAKQKANHVALAIYLENDLADESDQSHRPALPKPVNPTPQQVDLFVKPWMGIVVNIVTEGKDSNALHDNAYWLKKFAQYKPSEVSTFWSEHEQTGQAVLKFNDDWNGFMNATEFEKSFETLHHSKKDWKERKTNPGSSMYGWCARADDHDSEGPIGDFLRKKGKLRTISGIVEEATESRNSVVAHLSNKIDQTNKNLDDLQYKYNEKTMSLSRMLEEKDKLHYAFIEETRKMQRHARDNVRRILEEQENLNDELESKKRKLDSWSKELNKREALTERERQKLDEEKKKNDDQNNSLQLASMEQKKADENVLRLVEEQKREKEEALNKILQLEKQLDAKQKLEMEIEELKGKLQVIKHLGDQDDAAVQRKMKEMADELEQKEEDFGDMENLHHTLVVKERQSNDELQDARKELIAGLGDMLSSVVRTNIGIKRMGEIDQKPFLNTCKQKFPLEEAQVQATTLCSLWQENLKDSSWQPFKIVPDAEVEGKVNEIVDEEDEKLQNLKLEWGDEIYNAVVTALKEINEYNASGRYITPELWNFKEGRKATLKEVIGYIVKNIKTLKRKR